The DNA sequence TTCGACCGCTTCTACACGGTCGCCCCGGAGATCCTGGCCCTCTTCGTGACGCTCCGGCGCGTGGCGCGCGCGCAGTGCACGGTGCTTCTCGAGGGAGAGACCGGAACGGGGAAGGAGCTCATTGCCAAGGCCATCCACGCCGAGAGTCCCCGTCGGAAGGCGCCGTTCCGAGAGGTCAACTGTGCCACCTTCTCGCCGACTCTGCTCGAATCGGAGCTCTTCGGCCACGTGCACGGCGCCTTCACGGGGGCCGTGCGCGACCGAGCGGGCCTCTTCGCGCTCGCCGACGAGGGCACGCTCTTCCTCGACGAGGTAGCGGAGATCCCACTCGATCTGCAGGGTAAGCTCTTGCGCGTCATGCAGGAGAAGACGTTCATCCCGGTGGGCGCCACGCGCCCTGTCAAGGTGAACGTGCGAGTGATCTCTGCAACTAACAAGATCCTTCGACGCGAGGTCGCGGAGGGACGCTTCCGTGAAGACCTGAGCTACCGCCTGCGGGTGGTCCCGGTGTTCCTCCCACCCCTGCGTGAGCGCCGGGGAGATATCGACGCGCTCTTCTGGCTGTTCGTGGACAAGATGAACCAGGAAGGGCTGCGGCAGATCGAGGGCGTGACGCGGGCGGCGATGGACGCGATCCGCAGCTACCGCTGGCCCGGCAACGTGCGCGAGCTGCGCAGCGCGGTCGAATACGCGTTCGTCGTCGGCGAGGGGCCGGTCCTGGGCCTTGCGGAGCTGCCCCCGGAGCCGCGCGGCCAGCCGCCTCCGGGGATGTCGACCCTGTCGCTGGTCGACACGGAGCGGGACCGCATGCTGGCGGCGCTCGGCAGGCACAACGGCCGTAAAGCCGCCGCCGCGGCGGAGCTGGGGATCAGCCGCTCCACTCTGTGGCGGCGACTCTACGCCTACCGCCTCCGCTGAAGCCGGGGCTCGTGCTAAGAGAGATTCCCGCGAAGACCGGCGATCCTGGCGCGCCGATCAGGCCGCACGGAGCCGACTCGACCGCCGCATAGAGCTGTCAGAGAGACCTCTTGGTTCCCTTCGCCGTCATCCCTCGAACGCGTGTTCGACCGTGGGGCTCGCGGAGCTGTCGGTCGAGGGGTGACGCGCGGTGAGCAGGTCGGCTCGCGTGACCTGGGCGAGCCGCGAAGTTCGGCGCGTCAGCGTCGTCGGCAGTCCTCATCTCTCGTCCACGTGACGCGCTTCGGCCCGGCGCGTTCGGAGCCGCTCGCCGGCAACACAGTGTTGCACCCTGACGTTGCGACTTTGGAGGGAGGAAATGTCGTTCGCGATCGCGAGGTCCGTCGGGCAGGAGGTTTCGGGTGGCGATGTCGAGGTATGGCCCGATGCCGACCCGGACCTTGCCGGTGCACTGCCGTGTGAGTCGAGGCGTGCCTGGTTAGACGCCTCGGCACGCTCATGGCTCAAGGATCGCGATGCACTTCGACCTGGTCGGCGAGATCGCCGACGTCGTCACGATCGCCTCTGGGCGCGGGATCCGTGATCTCGCGCGCCTTCGCCGGCGTCATGGCCCGGGGCGGTGGCGGAAGTGCAAGGGCGTCGCTGCCGTCCGCCTGAGCGGTGGGCGGGTCCGACGTGCTGAGCTACACTGGTATGAGAAGGTGAAGATGAGACGGTTCCTGGACTGATGGCGTCGACACGACGGAAGAAGCGCTTCCTGCTTTGCGTCCGCAACAAGGGATGCGAGGATCTCGAGCTGCGCAAGCTCTACGAACATCTGCCGGACGACGCCGCGGCGCAAGAAGGGTACGTGCGGGTCGTGGATGAGTCCGGCGAGGACTACCTCTACCCCAGGACCTACTTCGTCGCTGTGGATCTGCCCCCTGAGGCCGAACGAGCGCTGGCAAGACGGGTCCCGATGACCTCATCTAATCCGCCGCTGCGGCGGACGGCACCGGCGCGCCGCCGCTGATCTGTCTCGATTGCCGCCGCCAGCCGGCGTTCGCCGTGCCGAGCCGCTGCTTCACGGGGACGGATGTGGCAGAAGCGTGATGCGGCCAATTCGCCCGGGTTTCAATGCCGCCCGGTTGAACGTCGGCCACGCGCTCCCAGGATCTCCACACACTACAGAGAGAGTGCCCGGTAGTGGGTCAGTCAAACTGACCCACTACCGAGTGCCCTCCGCGCTGGACGTCGACGGGATGCAGGACTACTCTGTGCCCCGATGAACTGGCGCGANNNNNNNNNNNNNNNNNNNNNNNNNNNNNNNNNNNNNNNNGCAAGCCCGTCGTGAAAGGCACCCGCATCGCCGTGGAGATGGTGGTCGACCTTCTCGGCCGAGGCTATACGGCTGAACAGGTGCTCCAGCAGTACGATCACATCACCGCGGAGGACGTGCAGGCGTGCCTAGCCTATGCGGCCGAGATCCTGCAGTCCGAGAAGGTGTACGCGCTGCCCCGCTGACCGGTCGCCGGGCCATGCGCATCATGGCGAACGAGAACGTTCCCGGACCGGTCGTGGCAGCGCTTCGCAGCGCCGGCCATGACGTCGTGTGGAGCAAAGAGACGTTGCCCGGAGCAAAGGACCGTGAGGTACTCGCGCGTGCGGAGGCGGAAGCGCGCCTCGTCGTGACGTTCGACAAGGACTTCGGCGAGCTCGCGGTGCGAAGCCGGGCGCCGGCGTCGGGCGGCGTCGTGCTGTTTCGGCTGCACGGCTCGAATCCCGAGGTCGATAACGCACGGGCTGTTGCTGCGC is a window from the Deltaproteobacteria bacterium genome containing:
- a CDS encoding DUF433 domain-containing protein, coding for KPVVKGTRIAVEMVVDLLGRGYTAEQVLQQYDHITAEDVQACLAYAAEILQSEKVYALPR
- a CDS encoding AAA family ATPase, which produces MRRDILRRPTALRLRSFDRFYTVAPEILALFVTLRRVARAQCTVLLEGETGTGKELIAKAIHAESPRRKAPFREVNCATFSPTLLESELFGHVHGAFTGAVRDRAGLFALADEGTLFLDEVAEIPLDLQGKLLRVMQEKTFIPVGATRPVKVNVRVISATNKILRREVAEGRFREDLSYRLRVVPVFLPPLRERRGDIDALFWLFVDKMNQEGLRQIEGVTRAAMDAIRSYRWPGNVRELRSAVEYAFVVGEGPVLGLAELPPEPRGQPPPGMSTLSLVDTERDRMLAALGRHNGRKAAAAAELGISRSTLWRRLYAYRLR